One region of Faecalibacter bovis genomic DNA includes:
- a CDS encoding DUF1972 domain-containing protein — MKIAILGTRGIPNYHGGFEQFAEFFAVYLAEKGEDVYVYNSSLHPYKENQFKGAKIITCNDPEDKLGTAGQFLYDLNCIVDARKRNFDIILQLGYTSSTIWWWLMPKKAKIVTNMDGLEWKRTKYSKKVQNFLKYAEKLGAVHSDHLISDSLGIKTYLKNKYNKESTYIAYGANVFENPDETILEKYNLTKENYSMLIARFEPENNLEMILDGVSKSELKETFLVIGKHETEYGEFLKKKYSSFENIKFIGGIYNLEELNNLRYFSRLYYHGHSVGGTNPSLLEAMASNCLICANNNEFNKGVLKENAFYFSNSEEVKAFHLNLVKSSENAKIVANTKAIYNEFSWEIINKKYYDLLKSIV; from the coding sequence ATGAAAATAGCAATTTTAGGAACACGAGGTATCCCAAATTACCATGGTGGATTTGAACAATTTGCTGAATTTTTCGCTGTTTATTTAGCAGAAAAAGGTGAAGATGTTTACGTTTACAATTCATCATTACATCCATACAAAGAAAATCAATTTAAAGGTGCCAAAATTATCACTTGTAACGATCCTGAAGATAAATTGGGAACTGCTGGGCAATTTTTGTACGACTTAAATTGTATTGTTGATGCACGTAAACGCAATTTTGATATCATATTGCAATTAGGCTACACAAGTAGTACAATTTGGTGGTGGTTAATGCCTAAAAAAGCTAAAATTGTAACTAATATGGATGGTTTAGAATGGAAACGTACCAAATATTCTAAAAAAGTACAGAACTTTTTAAAATATGCAGAAAAACTTGGTGCAGTACATTCAGATCATTTAATATCAGATTCGTTAGGTATTAAAACTTATCTAAAAAACAAGTACAATAAAGAGTCTACATATATCGCTTACGGTGCAAATGTTTTTGAAAATCCTGACGAAACTATTCTTGAAAAATACAATCTAACAAAAGAGAATTACAGTATGTTAATCGCTCGTTTTGAACCTGAAAATAATCTTGAAATGATTTTAGATGGTGTTTCAAAATCCGAGCTAAAAGAAACATTTTTAGTCATTGGTAAACACGAAACTGAATATGGAGAATTCTTAAAAAAGAAATACAGTTCGTTTGAAAACATTAAGTTTATCGGAGGAATTTATAATCTTGAAGAGTTAAATAATTTACGTTATTTTTCGCGCTTATATTACCACGGACATTCTGTTGGTGGAACTAACCCATCGTTATTAGAAGCAATGGCTTCTAATTGTTTAATTTGTGCAAATAATAACGAATTTAATAAAGGTGTTTTAAAAGAAAATGCATTCTATTTTTCCAATTCTGAAGAAGTGAAAGCATTTCATCTAAATCTTGTAAAATCATCTGAAAATGCTAAAATAGTTGCTAATACAAAAGCTATTTATAACGAATTTAGCTGGGAAATAATCAATAAAAAATACTATGACTTGTTAAAAAGTATAGTATAA
- a CDS encoding exopolysaccharide biosynthesis polyprenyl glycosylphosphotransferase, with protein MQRRKSLKIQFLQEFLDTFVLIVTFFLFLKIQYQFFWTESYPLEKIPSYLELFQSHYKALILFIFTWFIFAKNISLYDLTKSMKFVDILKNLIYHTSIFSIVVFAISGFKTSDLFSPQLAIVYVLTLFLIGLISRLYLFYYKQNLHINNKDISKVLVVDENDNTSKFEDLLDQRKDIGIRIIDRITENNLSFVEGKLCLNGVEFRNYIEEHDIEKIFISQKGKMASANVHAIINSAETNLIPVAYIPDSIYNGFTELKIIYIDTLPVFEIKRFPLDLKFNQIIKGIFDFIFAALVCIFLLSWLFPIISILIFLDSRGSILFIQKRNGLNGKEFNCYKFRTMFNSNLNSIKATERNDSRITRIGKFLRKTSLDELPQFLNVLKGDMSIVGPRPHMISQDHHYREIINKYNLRHYVKPGITGLSQVKGYRGAIDSDEDMENRIRTDIYYIRNWSYLLDIQIIYQTIVLILKGDENAI; from the coding sequence ATGCAACGTAGAAAATCATTAAAGATTCAATTTCTACAGGAATTCTTAGATACATTTGTATTAATAGTTACGTTCTTTTTGTTTCTGAAAATTCAATATCAATTTTTTTGGACAGAAAGTTATCCGTTGGAGAAGATTCCGTCTTATCTAGAATTGTTTCAATCTCATTACAAAGCTTTAATTCTTTTCATATTCACATGGTTTATTTTTGCAAAAAATATATCATTATATGATTTAACTAAAAGCATGAAGTTTGTAGATATTCTTAAGAATTTAATCTATCATACTTCTATATTTTCTATTGTTGTGTTTGCTATTTCAGGATTTAAAACATCCGATTTATTTTCACCACAACTAGCTATTGTATATGTTTTAACATTATTTTTAATTGGGCTTATCTCTCGTTTATATTTGTTTTATTACAAACAAAATTTACACATTAATAATAAAGATATTTCTAAAGTATTAGTTGTAGATGAAAATGATAATACATCAAAATTTGAGGATTTATTAGACCAAAGAAAAGATATTGGTATTAGAATAATAGATAGAATCACAGAAAATAATCTAAGCTTTGTTGAAGGGAAATTATGTCTTAACGGGGTAGAATTTAGAAATTATATTGAAGAACATGATATAGAGAAGATTTTTATTTCGCAAAAGGGTAAAATGGCATCGGCAAATGTGCACGCGATTATTAATTCAGCTGAAACAAATTTAATTCCGGTTGCATACATTCCAGATTCGATTTATAATGGATTTACAGAATTAAAAATTATATATATTGATACGTTACCAGTTTTTGAAATTAAACGTTTTCCTTTAGATTTAAAATTCAACCAGATTATTAAAGGTATATTCGATTTCATTTTTGCTGCATTAGTTTGTATTTTTTTATTAAGCTGGTTATTTCCAATTATTTCAATTCTAATATTTTTAGATTCTAGAGGTTCTATTTTATTTATTCAAAAAAGAAACGGATTAAATGGAAAGGAATTTAATTGTTATAAGTTCAGAACGATGTTTAATTCTAACTTAAATTCAATTAAAGCAACAGAAAGAAATGATTCTCGAATAACTAGGATTGGTAAATTTCTAAGAAAAACTAGTTTGGATGAGTTACCTCAATTCTTAAACGTTTTAAAAGGTGATATGTCGATTGTAGGTCCTAGACCGCATATGATTTCACAAGATCATCATTATCGTGAAATTATCAACAAATATAACCTTAGACATTACGTAAAGCCAGGTATAACGGGATTATCTCAGGTAAAAGGATATAGAGGAGCGATAGATTCTGACGAGGATATGGAAAATCGAATTAGAACAGATATATATTACATTAGAAATTGGTCTTATTTATTAGATATACAGATCATATATCAAACAATAGTACTGATTTTAAAAGGAGATGAGAATGCGATATAA
- a CDS encoding glycosyltransferase, producing the protein MPTIAIIIPCYNEELRLSKNNIQDLINGNKNIKIYFANDGSTDNTKNLIDEICAEIPNCYAIHFMQNEGKSKTIYKAVHQLNAQNQFDYIGYFDADFSTPSNELLKLIHQLEIHQPNFIFASRIKTLNATINRKVHRHFIGRAILTIINIKHHLGIYDTQCGCKIFSKQMINEAFKDKFFTTWLFDVEVFVRLKNKNLLNQGTEFPIKEWYDVEGSKLKFTHFFKIFKEIIILYTKYK; encoded by the coding sequence ATGCCTACAATCGCAATAATAATTCCTTGTTATAATGAAGAATTAAGGTTAAGTAAAAACAATATTCAGGATTTAATTAACGGAAATAAAAACATAAAAATTTATTTCGCGAACGATGGAAGCACAGATAATACCAAAAATTTAATAGATGAAATTTGTGCCGAAATTCCTAATTGTTATGCGATACATTTCATGCAAAACGAAGGAAAATCTAAAACTATTTATAAGGCCGTTCATCAACTAAATGCACAAAATCAATTTGACTATATTGGCTATTTTGACGCTGATTTTTCGACGCCAAGTAATGAACTTTTAAAGTTAATTCATCAACTTGAAATCCATCAACCTAATTTTATTTTTGCTTCAAGAATCAAAACTTTAAATGCTACAATCAACAGAAAAGTTCATAGACATTTTATTGGAAGAGCTATTTTAACCATCATTAATATAAAACATCATTTAGGGATTTATGACACACAATGTGGTTGTAAAATCTTCTCGAAACAGATGATTAATGAAGCTTTTAAAGATAAATTCTTTACAACGTGGTTATTTGATGTAGAAGTATTTGTACGCTTAAAGAATAAAAATCTATTAAATCAGGGAACAGAATTCCCAATAAAAGAATGGTATGATGTTGAAGGTTCTAAATTAAAATTTACTCACTTCTTCAAAATATTTAAAGAAATCATCATTTTATATACAAAATACAAATAA
- a CDS encoding bifunctional UDP-N-acetylmuramoyl-tripeptide:D-alanyl-D-alanine ligase/alanine racemase: MEIVSGQLIGDGQTPIEQIFFDSRLIVHPINGIFFALSGNQKDGHTFIADAYHKGIRTFVVQHPIQQYNDINQIIVDDPLAALQAWAKHHRQQFNIPVIGITGSNGKTIVKEWLNQLLWKNFNISRSPKSYNSQFGAALSVLQLNQENNLGIFEAGISMPNEMEKLEEIIQPTIGVLTKIGNAHLENFDHEKHLILEKLKLFKNVDQLIYNIENDQLHQMIMEDEHLSKIDKITYGFSETALVQIKEITQVDSNTKISILHNQEIFDFTIPFQDDASIKNSLICLTTLIGLNIDYKQYKNNFSELLPIEMRLEIKEAINNSIFINDTFNSDLNSLKIGLNVLNQQKKTRKTLVLTDILQSNLSDEDLYKQAADLVNPYQFTEIVLIGDKISNYKDLFQSYVRSYKSTDDFLKQFKIQNVYDEAILLKGARPFHLEKIAEELETRSHDTVLEINLQNLIENIKTYRSLLKPTTKMMCMVKANSYGVGSFEVANVLENNGVDYLGVAIADEGKELRKAGISVPIIVMNPEQSSYSTVIEYQLEPEIYSFRVLDLFVKKLKEKQISRPYPIHIKLETGMNRLGFHESEYDHLIETLKNTPQVYVQSIFTHLATADMENEKDYANYQFNRFDNGYDILSKGLNIKPIKHCLNSPGIVAYNDHQYDMVRLGIGMYGYSEYSDFMTKKLKPVIQFKTVISQISELKVGETVSYGRRFKAERDSRIATLPVGYADGIRRSLGYGKGKVGVNGKLAPITGTICMDMMMIDVTDIDCKEGDEVIIFGSYPTLADYTKDLETIPYEVLTSIALRVNRVYYKE; this comes from the coding sequence GTGGAGATTGTCTCTGGTCAACTGATCGGAGACGGTCAAACGCCCATCGAACAAATATTTTTCGATTCTCGTTTAATTGTTCATCCGATCAACGGAATCTTCTTTGCACTTTCGGGTAACCAAAAAGATGGACATACTTTCATTGCAGACGCCTATCATAAAGGGATCAGAACCTTTGTAGTTCAGCATCCAATCCAACAATACAACGATATTAACCAAATAATTGTAGATGATCCCTTAGCAGCATTACAAGCTTGGGCAAAACATCATCGTCAGCAATTCAACATTCCTGTTATCGGAATTACAGGATCTAACGGTAAAACTATCGTTAAAGAATGGTTGAACCAATTATTATGGAAAAACTTTAATATTTCTCGAAGTCCTAAAAGTTACAATTCTCAATTCGGAGCTGCGCTTTCTGTCTTACAATTAAATCAAGAAAATAATCTTGGTATTTTTGAAGCCGGAATTTCAATGCCGAACGAAATGGAAAAGTTGGAAGAAATAATTCAACCAACAATTGGAGTATTGACAAAAATCGGAAATGCGCACTTAGAAAATTTTGATCATGAAAAACATTTAATTCTTGAAAAATTAAAATTATTCAAGAATGTTGATCAATTGATCTATAATATCGAAAATGATCAATTACATCAAATGATCATGGAAGATGAGCATTTGTCTAAAATTGATAAAATAACATATGGTTTTAGCGAAACTGCTTTGGTACAAATCAAAGAAATTACACAAGTAGATTCAAATACAAAAATTTCTATTTTACATAATCAAGAAATTTTTGATTTTACTATTCCTTTTCAGGATGATGCTTCTATTAAAAATAGTTTGATTTGTTTAACGACATTAATCGGATTAAATATTGATTATAAACAATATAAAAACAATTTTTCTGAATTATTACCGATTGAAATGCGTCTTGAAATTAAGGAAGCAATCAACAATTCAATCTTCATTAATGATACATTCAATTCGGATCTAAATTCTTTAAAAATTGGTCTAAATGTTTTAAATCAACAAAAAAAGACAAGAAAAACATTAGTTCTTACTGATATTTTACAAAGTAACTTATCAGACGAAGATTTATACAAACAAGCAGCAGATTTAGTTAATCCGTACCAATTCACAGAAATTGTTTTAATTGGGGATAAGATTTCAAATTATAAAGATTTATTCCAATCTTATGTTCGATCGTATAAATCGACAGATGATTTTTTGAAACAGTTCAAAATTCAAAATGTTTACGACGAAGCAATTTTATTAAAAGGCGCACGTCCTTTTCATTTGGAAAAAATTGCGGAAGAATTAGAAACTCGTTCGCATGATACGGTTCTTGAAATTAATCTTCAAAACTTAATCGAAAATATTAAAACCTATCGCTCACTTCTTAAACCAACCACAAAAATGATGTGTATGGTGAAAGCTAATAGTTACGGTGTAGGAAGTTTTGAAGTTGCAAATGTATTAGAAAATAATGGTGTCGATTATTTAGGAGTTGCGATTGCTGACGAAGGAAAAGAACTACGAAAAGCTGGAATTTCTGTTCCGATTATTGTGATGAATCCAGAACAAAGTAGTTATTCAACAGTCATTGAATATCAACTTGAACCTGAAATTTACAGTTTCCGAGTGTTAGATTTATTTGTGAAAAAACTAAAAGAAAAGCAAATTTCTCGACCATATCCAATCCATATAAAATTAGAAACTGGAATGAATCGTTTAGGATTTCATGAATCAGAATACGATCATTTAATCGAAACTCTAAAGAATACACCACAAGTTTACGTACAATCAATTTTCACCCATTTGGCAACTGCTGATATGGAAAATGAAAAAGACTACGCAAACTATCAATTTAATCGCTTTGATAATGGTTATGATATTTTATCAAAAGGATTAAATATAAAACCAATCAAACATTGTTTGAATTCGCCAGGAATTGTAGCGTACAATGATCATCAATACGACATGGTTCGTTTAGGTATTGGAATGTACGGTTATTCGGAATATTCAGATTTTATGACTAAAAAATTAAAACCTGTTATCCAATTTAAAACAGTAATTTCTCAAATTTCAGAATTAAAAGTTGGTGAAACGGTAAGTTATGGAAGACGTTTTAAAGCCGAAAGAGATTCTCGCATTGCAACACTTCCTGTGGGATATGCAGATGGTATTAGACGATCGTTAGGTTACGGAAAAGGTAAAGTAGGTGTCAATGGAAAATTAGCGCCAATTACAGGAACTATTTGTATGGACATGATGATGATTGATGTTACAGATATTGATTGTAAAGAAGGTGATGAAGTTATCATTTTTGGTTCTTACCCAACTTTAGCCGATTATACAAAGGATCTAGAAACGATTCCTTACGAAGTTTTAACATCGATAGCTCTTCGTGTAAATCGAGTATATTATAAAGAATAA
- a CDS encoding glycosyltransferase family 39 protein, whose protein sequence is MNRLLTLAKNNYILFIILIISLALRLYQLDFQSLWVDEMFTYIASNPTNSFSEIYQIIKSDGPHPPLYYYLVKITFHLFGYSSFSLRFLSVILGVLSVYAMYVIGKTAYHKNLGLIVAALLCFNPFHIEYSQEGRMYALLILVTIFSFNYLIKYLQDNKIKNFVMYCIFSFLMIYTHLYGVFTLVAQYVIFAIFILYKDKNQLKNYILHLFTGGILLAITYIPVFNFLIKNKDRNDSWIPVPTNDFLYQLVRDLFGKSDLLVSVFIIFVTYILFKAFEKKSVIKNKIEANDYPSIIFICLIWILVTLLIPYYISLIKIPILVSRYLIHILPAILLILGFGLIKISNDLLKKFMFSFIIFLSVSQIFFVEKYYSTITKSQFREVSKYISQNTNNKNDEYISSLAFYYDVYLEQDLNKKFKANNLDEYISKVINKEEKLKPFWYADGHTSTYAPSQMTEEFINNNYIIEKEITLFGSWAKYFTPSASYTLKTFNLNEFKSNQKYKAWVENFEIADGKLLISGWGFLENLDSNKSKINFILVNNDTVYQLPTNVSRREDIVKSFNDINYEISGLNTKTPIQIIPKNEYKIGIILIQDSKIGLFISDHKITIE, encoded by the coding sequence ATGAATAGATTATTAACACTTGCTAAAAACAATTATATACTGTTTATAATTCTGATAATATCTTTAGCGTTAAGGTTATATCAATTAGATTTTCAAAGTTTATGGGTCGACGAAATGTTTACATACATTGCATCGAATCCGACCAACTCATTTTCAGAAATTTACCAAATAATTAAATCCGATGGACCGCATCCTCCACTGTATTATTATTTAGTAAAAATAACATTTCATTTATTTGGTTATTCAAGCTTTAGTTTAAGGTTTTTATCTGTTATTCTTGGGGTATTAAGCGTATATGCAATGTATGTAATTGGTAAAACAGCTTATCATAAAAACTTAGGTTTAATAGTTGCAGCGTTACTTTGTTTTAATCCTTTTCATATAGAATATTCACAAGAAGGTAGAATGTATGCTTTATTGATACTTGTAACAATTTTCTCATTCAATTACTTGATAAAATACTTACAGGATAACAAAATTAAAAACTTTGTTATGTATTGTATATTCAGTTTTTTAATGATTTACACGCATCTATACGGAGTTTTTACTTTAGTTGCACAATATGTAATTTTTGCTATTTTCATTTTATATAAAGATAAAAATCAATTAAAGAATTACATCTTACATTTATTTACAGGAGGTATTTTACTTGCAATTACTTACATCCCTGTTTTTAATTTTTTAATTAAAAATAAAGATCGTAATGATTCTTGGATTCCCGTACCAACCAATGATTTCTTATATCAATTAGTAAGAGATTTATTTGGTAAAAGCGATTTATTAGTTTCAGTATTTATAATTTTCGTTACCTATATTTTATTTAAAGCATTTGAAAAAAAGAGTGTTATTAAAAATAAAATAGAAGCCAATGATTATCCTTCTATTATCTTTATTTGCCTTATTTGGATATTGGTAACTTTATTAATTCCTTATTATATTTCGCTTATAAAGATTCCTATTTTAGTAAGTCGATATCTTATCCATATATTACCAGCAATATTATTAATATTAGGTTTTGGATTAATCAAGATTTCTAATGATTTATTGAAAAAGTTTATGTTTTCATTTATCATTTTTTTATCAGTCTCACAGATATTTTTTGTTGAAAAATATTATTCTACGATTACTAAATCACAATTTAGAGAAGTTTCTAAATACATTTCTCAAAACACAAATAATAAAAATGATGAATATATTTCTTCTCTTGCTTTCTATTATGATGTTTATTTAGAGCAAGATTTAAACAAAAAATTCAAAGCAAACAATTTAGATGAATACATATCTAAAGTGATAAATAAAGAAGAAAAATTAAAACCCTTCTGGTATGCAGATGGTCACACATCAACCTATGCACCTTCTCAAATGACGGAAGAATTTATAAATAATAATTACATTATTGAAAAGGAAATCACATTATTCGGAAGTTGGGCAAAATACTTTACTCCAAGTGCATCTTATACGTTAAAAACATTTAACCTAAATGAGTTTAAATCAAATCAGAAATATAAGGCTTGGGTAGAAAATTTTGAAATAGCTGATGGTAAATTGTTAATTTCTGGATGGGGATTTCTTGAAAATTTAGATTCTAATAAAAGTAAAATCAATTTTATATTAGTTAATAATGATACGGTTTATCAACTTCCAACAAATGTATCACGAAGAGAAGATATTGTAAAATCATTCAACGATATTAATTATGAAATATCAGGTTTAAATACTAAAACACCAATCCAAATAATTCCTAAAAACGAATATAAAATTGGAATAATACTAATACAAGATAGTAAAATTGGTTTATTTATTAGTGATCATAAAATAACTATAGAATAA
- the wecB gene encoding non-hydrolyzing UDP-N-acetylglucosamine 2-epimerase produces the protein MKKILVVFGTRPEAIKVAPLIQKLKKDTAFDVKICNTGQHKEMLDQVLDFFDLVCDYRLNIMTENQTLYSITEKIINKMKDVLEDYNPDYVFVHGDTSTTMAASLASFYHGSKICHIEAGLRTSDLRNPFPEEANRRITSVLTNIHFSPTESSKNNLLRENINPDTIIVTGNTVIDALFFGIEKVQSDESLVFDLKSKLLKDKEIVLITCHRRENHGEGILNVCKAIKELALKNTDYQFVFPVHLNPKILKIVHQELEGISNVILIEPLNYPNFIWLMNEAKIIVTDSGGVQEEAPSLGKPVIVVRDETERPEAVEAGTVKLVGSNTDLIIKEVQHLIDDKESYLKMSNAHNPYGDGKAVERIISFMKTIS, from the coding sequence ATGAAGAAAATATTAGTTGTTTTTGGGACAAGACCAGAAGCGATAAAAGTAGCTCCTTTAATACAGAAGTTAAAAAAAGATACAGCATTTGACGTTAAAATTTGTAATACTGGACAACATAAAGAAATGCTGGATCAGGTATTAGATTTTTTTGATTTGGTTTGTGATTATCGTTTAAATATAATGACAGAAAATCAAACACTTTATAGTATTACTGAAAAGATTATAAATAAAATGAAAGATGTTTTAGAAGATTATAATCCAGATTATGTTTTTGTACATGGAGATACTTCTACGACAATGGCTGCTAGTTTAGCATCTTTTTATCATGGATCTAAAATTTGTCATATAGAAGCTGGTTTGCGAACTTCAGATTTAAGAAATCCATTTCCTGAAGAGGCAAATAGAAGGATTACTTCAGTTTTAACTAATATTCATTTTTCGCCTACAGAATCATCAAAAAATAATTTATTAAGAGAGAATATTAATCCAGATACAATAATAGTAACGGGGAATACTGTAATTGATGCTCTTTTCTTTGGAATTGAAAAAGTTCAATCAGATGAATCTTTAGTATTTGATTTAAAAAGTAAGTTATTAAAAGATAAAGAAATTGTGTTGATCACTTGCCATAGAAGAGAAAATCATGGTGAAGGTATCTTAAATGTTTGTAAAGCAATCAAAGAATTAGCTCTAAAAAATACAGATTATCAATTTGTTTTTCCGGTTCATCTAAATCCAAAAATTCTAAAAATTGTACATCAAGAATTAGAAGGTATTAGTAATGTTATTTTAATAGAGCCTTTAAATTATCCGAATTTTATATGGTTGATGAATGAAGCTAAAATTATAGTGACAGATAGTGGTGGAGTACAAGAAGAGGCGCCAAGTTTAGGAAAACCTGTTATTGTAGTAAGAGATGAGACAGAAAGACCTGAAGCTGTTGAAGCGGGAACTGTAAAATTAGTAGGATCAAATACTGATTTAATTATTAAAGAAGTTCAACATTTAATTGATGATAAAGAATCTTATCTTAAAATGAGTAATGCGCATAACCCATATGGAGATGGTAAGGCAGTTGAAAGAATTATTTCCTTTATGAAGACAATTTCCTAA
- a CDS encoding thymidine kinase has translation MFIENTFHDQSKTGWIEVICGSMFSGKTEELIRRLKRAEFAKQRVEIFKPTVDTRYADREVVSHNQNSITSTPVEYSSSILLLADDCDVVGIDEAQFFDEGIVDVANELANQGKRVIVAGLDMDFKGRPFGPMPNLMATAEYVTKVHAICVRTGGLAHYSHRKIDSDKLVELGETSEYEPLSRKAFLEVNNKIKIEKL, from the coding sequence ATGTTTATCGAAAATACATTTCATGATCAATCCAAAACAGGTTGGATAGAAGTAATCTGTGGTTCAATGTTCTCTGGCAAAACAGAAGAACTAATTCGTCGATTAAAACGCGCAGAATTTGCTAAACAACGTGTAGAAATTTTTAAACCTACTGTTGATACGCGCTACGCAGATCGAGAAGTTGTTTCGCACAACCAAAACTCTATCACAAGTACACCTGTAGAATATTCGTCAAGCATTTTATTACTTGCTGATGATTGTGACGTGGTTGGTATTGATGAAGCTCAATTCTTCGACGAAGGTATTGTTGATGTGGCTAACGAATTAGCAAATCAAGGAAAACGCGTTATCGTTGCCGGTTTAGATATGGATTTTAAAGGTCGTCCTTTCGGACCAATGCCTAACTTAATGGCTACTGCCGAATATGTAACAAAAGTACATGCGATTTGCGTTCGCACAGGTGGATTAGCACATTATTCTCATAGAAAAATCGACAGTGATAAATTAGTCGAATTAGGAGAAACTTCTGAATACGAACCTTTAAGCCGAAAAGCTTTTTTGGAAGTAAATAATAAAATTAAAATTGAAAAGTTATAA
- a CDS encoding O-antigen ligase family protein: MNFIKKIKKEIFIDCCLGLLLASLPLPFGFINIALGLFIISCIISYKELKFNRNIALFIPIIYYCLCVFSLAFSIDTQATLKYLSKGIFFLIIPLFFLFIPKLSKERCLRIFDIFSYSMVVASIIYLIRATINYYISGDTDHFFYHSLVTLDVNAIYISLFIGLAFINLLNKASKKIYDYIFTFILFGFLILLSSKNVIVITLIAMGFSLLRLIKIKQKKPIIALLIVGILMSIPLSKKIYERFDLEFINTSENVVLENGIINVSIKNAWDQKHFDGNHYFNGSSFRVYQIRIFNEIMQENNSYLTGIGVSAEQEKIKEKQINYELDNYYGDLNFHNQYIQSFAGLGVMGIILVVILNLNNWIKSIRQRDILFFYFTLLTTSIMFTESLFERQRGIVFFVILYCIFNQINTSIPNTKNPPNKL, encoded by the coding sequence ATGAATTTTATAAAAAAAATCAAAAAAGAGATTTTTATTGATTGTTGTCTTGGTTTATTACTGGCTAGTTTACCTTTACCTTTTGGGTTTATTAATATTGCATTAGGACTCTTTATCATAAGTTGTATAATTTCTTATAAAGAATTAAAGTTCAATCGAAATATTGCTTTATTTATTCCTATTATTTATTACTGCTTATGCGTGTTTTCACTTGCATTTAGTATTGATACACAAGCAACTTTAAAATATTTATCAAAAGGTATATTTTTTCTGATTATCCCTTTGTTTTTTCTTTTTATTCCAAAATTATCCAAAGAACGCTGCCTTCGTATTTTTGATATTTTTAGCTATTCTATGGTAGTTGCATCTATAATTTATCTTATTCGTGCTACTATCAACTATTATATTTCAGGGGATACAGATCACTTTTTTTATCATTCTTTAGTAACGTTAGATGTTAACGCTATTTATATTTCTTTGTTCATCGGTTTGGCTTTTATTAATCTATTAAACAAAGCTTCTAAAAAGATTTACGATTACATATTTACATTTATACTTTTCGGTTTTTTAATTCTATTATCTTCCAAAAATGTCATCGTTATTACACTTATCGCGATGGGATTTTCATTACTTAGGTTAATTAAAATCAAACAAAAAAAACCAATTATAGCCTTATTAATTGTAGGTATTCTTATGTCTATACCTTTATCAAAGAAGATATATGAACGTTTTGATTTGGAATTTATAAACACAAGTGAGAATGTTGTTTTAGAAAATGGAATTATTAATGTTTCGATCAAAAATGCATGGGATCAAAAACATTTTGATGGTAATCATTATTTCAACGGATCTTCATTTAGAGTTTATCAAATCCGAATTTTTAATGAAATAATGCAAGAAAACAATAGCTATTTAACAGGTATTGGAGTCTCAGCTGAACAAGAAAAAATAAAAGAAAAACAAATAAATTATGAATTAGATAACTATTATGGTGATCTAAATTTTCATAACCAATACATTCAATCTTTTGCAGGTTTAGGTGTTATGGGAATAATTTTAGTAGTGATCTTAAATTTAAATAATTGGATAAAATCTATTCGACAACGTGATATTTTATTCTTTTATTTTACTTTATTAACCACTTCTATCATGTTTACCGAGTCTTTGTTTGAAAGACAAAGAGGTATTGTATTTTTTGTAATATTGTATTGTATATTCAACCAAATCAACACTTCCATACCTAACACTAAAAATCCACCAAATAAACTCTAA